In a single window of the Terriglobia bacterium genome:
- a CDS encoding TonB-dependent receptor, translated as MRFIRSLALPALALSLSLAWPAYAAIFGNVRGIVHDPQHRPIPNAQVVIRAGGAAWSKTAHTNPDGEFEFSAVPAGVYALSVQAQGFQSREQSITVSSGAAPIFHFALEIAAAKESVSVSAAPENINTQAASTETTVDRERIARTPGADRTNSLAMVTDYVPGAYMVHDQLHVRGGHQVSWEVDGVPVPNTNIASNVGPQFDPKDADYVEIKTGGYSSEYGDRTYGVFNVVPRTGFEYNSEGELVASYGSFNQTNNQLSLGSHTDRLAWFGSLTGSRSDLGLMTPVPQAIHAMNSGVGGFGTFIFNATPEDQLRLVASARGDHYQIPNTPEQQSAGVRDLDLERDAFVNFSWVHTFGPGMLLTLSPFYHFNRANFVGGPDDTPFILNNNRSSQYVGGLATLGVVKGKHNAQFGVEGFGQRDDTFFGLAPAEATGRPPIRQRYKPFGNMEAAFLQDQFQLTSWLSLNGGLRLTHYSGLLQENGIDPRVGAAIRVPRLGWILRGFYGRYLQPPPLDTFSGPLEQFALEEGVAFLPLHAERDEQYQAGITIPLRKWTLDADIFRTRARNFFDHDEIGSSNIFLPLTIQGARIQGWESTLRSPEILGRARVHVAWSHQFVQGFGAVTGGLTDFEPPEEGFFFLDHDQRNTLSIVGSSGLPGRAWATAVIAYGSGFLNGDGPAHLPSHATLGLSLGKRFGKDWSLAVNALNLADRRYLIDNSNTFGGTHYAYPREVYVEVRYRFHF; from the coding sequence ATGAGGTTTATCAGGTCCCTGGCTTTGCCGGCTTTGGCCTTGAGCTTGAGCCTTGCATGGCCCGCATATGCGGCAATTTTTGGGAACGTTCGCGGAATCGTCCACGATCCGCAGCACCGTCCCATTCCAAACGCCCAGGTCGTCATTCGGGCCGGCGGCGCGGCATGGTCGAAGACCGCCCATACGAACCCCGATGGCGAATTCGAGTTCAGTGCGGTACCGGCGGGTGTGTACGCCCTGTCAGTGCAGGCGCAAGGATTTCAGTCCAGGGAACAGTCCATAACGGTGAGTTCCGGCGCCGCCCCGATTTTCCATTTCGCGCTGGAGATCGCGGCGGCGAAGGAGAGTGTCAGCGTTTCCGCCGCGCCCGAGAATATAAATACCCAGGCGGCGTCCACAGAGACAACTGTTGACCGCGAGAGGATCGCTCGCACTCCCGGCGCAGACCGCACCAACAGTCTGGCGATGGTTACGGACTATGTTCCCGGAGCCTATATGGTCCACGATCAGCTCCACGTGCGCGGCGGGCATCAGGTGAGCTGGGAAGTGGACGGCGTTCCCGTCCCCAACACCAACATCGCCAGCAACGTGGGTCCGCAGTTTGACCCGAAAGATGCCGACTACGTCGAAATCAAGACGGGTGGATATTCCTCCGAATACGGCGACCGCACCTACGGCGTATTCAATGTGGTCCCGCGCACGGGATTCGAGTACAACAGCGAGGGTGAACTCGTAGCCAGCTACGGAAGCTTTAACCAGACGAACAACCAGCTTAGCCTGGGCAGCCACACTGATCGCCTGGCCTGGTTCGGGAGCCTGACCGGCAGCCGCTCTGACCTCGGGCTGATGACGCCGGTCCCGCAGGCGATCCACGCCATGAACAGCGGCGTGGGAGGGTTTGGCACATTCATTTTCAATGCCACACCCGAGGACCAGTTGCGGCTGGTGGCTTCTGCGCGCGGAGACCACTACCAGATTCCCAATACTCCCGAGCAGCAAAGCGCGGGAGTGCGTGATCTTGACCTGGAGCGCGACGCCTTCGTCAACTTCTCATGGGTGCATACTTTTGGTCCTGGAATGCTGCTGACCCTCTCCCCTTTCTATCACTTCAACCGGGCGAATTTCGTGGGCGGCCCCGATGACACGCCCTTCATTCTGAACAACAATCGCAGTTCTCAATACGTCGGTGGCCTGGCGACATTGGGAGTAGTGAAGGGAAAGCACAACGCGCAGTTTGGAGTTGAAGGCTTTGGCCAGCGTGATGACACCTTTTTCGGTCTCGCTCCTGCCGAGGCGACCGGGCGGCCGCCCATCCGGCAGCGCTACAAGCCTTTTGGCAATATGGAAGCTGCATTCTTGCAGGACCAGTTTCAACTGACATCCTGGCTGTCGCTCAACGGCGGCCTCCGGCTGACGCACTATTCAGGTCTGCTGCAGGAGAATGGGATTGACCCGCGCGTAGGGGCCGCCATCCGTGTGCCTCGACTTGGCTGGATCCTGCGAGGCTTCTACGGGCGGTATCTTCAGCCTCCGCCGCTCGACACCTTCTCCGGGCCGCTCGAGCAGTTCGCGCTCGAGGAGGGCGTCGCCTTTCTCCCTCTGCACGCCGAGCGCGATGAGCAGTATCAGGCCGGCATTACCATTCCGCTGCGCAAGTGGACGCTCGACGCGGACATTTTCCGCACGCGCGCCCGCAACTTTTTTGATCACGATGAGATTGGCAGCTCCAACATTTTTCTGCCGCTCACCATTCAGGGAGCGCGCATCCAGGGCTGGGAGTCCACGTTGCGCTCGCCCGAAATTCTTGGCCGCGCGAGAGTTCACGTGGCCTGGTCGCACCAGTTTGTGCAGGGCTTTGGCGCCGTCACTGGAGGTCTTACTGACTTCGAACCGCCGGAAGAAGGCTTCTTTTTTCTTGATCATGATCAGCGCAATACTTTGAGTATTGTGGGGAGCAGCGGGCTGCCGGGGCGGGCCTGGGCGACGGCGGTGATAGCCTACGGTTCTGGTTTCCTGAACGGCGACGGCCCCGCCCACCTGCCCAGCCACGCCACCCTCGGGCTCTCCCTCGGCAAGCGGTTCGGGAAGGACTGGTCCCTGGCTGTGAACGCCCTCAACCTCGCCGACCGCCGCTACCTGATCGACAACAGCAACACCTTTGGCGGAACGCACTACGCCTACCCGCGCGAGGTCTACGTGGAAGTGCGCTACCGTTTTCATTTCTAA
- a CDS encoding M56 family metallopeptidase: protein MTAVVHLAVRVLQLFSGWSGWSWAPVSEVLVKVTILLLTAFALVLVLRRASAAGRHLVWTLSLCAVLALPIFALAFPAWEVPVFPSAQSGIASEVTSIYRERSAEPPEDHLVPVAVVPSPAKPVWPGVLLVVWALGSLFCMARMVVGQSCVRSLAGRSRLCQSSQALSALKSDLQRLRISRAVELRTGAEIGIPFTRGFFRPAIFLPEEAGEWKGERLEFVLAHELAHVARHDCLTQIPAQVACALFWFHPLVWLAAFQMRKERERACDDMVLNLGHPAADYAEFLVMLCRSLRNITPAWSTGIAMAESSQLEVRMKALLDPKINHKPLAASRVLFAAVLTMALLVPAAVIHATAKNDTGSISGTVHDPSGAVVPDAGVTLTNTQSHEQVEIQTGEDGTFSFPGVQPGSYQLEISKPGFVRKRIPILELASSRRFNENISLDIGEVTQTVLVTGHRPAGTASKPQHAPRRIRVGGLVQAPKLIKKTHPVYPPSAEEQGIEGSVIMRAVIGTSGQILSLSPYNGADPALIKSAMDAVRQWHYQPTLLNGEPVEVATTITVVFRLDQ from the coding sequence ATGACAGCGGTGGTTCATTTAGCTGTGCGAGTGCTTCAGCTTTTCTCGGGCTGGTCTGGATGGTCCTGGGCGCCTGTTTCGGAAGTTCTCGTCAAAGTGACAATCCTGTTGCTCACGGCGTTTGCGTTGGTTCTGGTACTGCGACGCGCCTCGGCGGCGGGCCGTCATCTCGTCTGGACCCTCTCGCTGTGTGCGGTGCTGGCTTTGCCGATTTTTGCGCTGGCGTTTCCGGCGTGGGAAGTCCCTGTCTTTCCGTCGGCTCAATCTGGCATCGCCAGCGAGGTAACGAGTATTTATCGCGAGCGATCGGCGGAGCCGCCGGAGGACCACCTCGTTCCAGTTGCTGTGGTGCCAAGTCCGGCCAAGCCGGTATGGCCCGGCGTGCTTCTGGTCGTATGGGCGCTTGGGTCATTGTTCTGTATGGCGCGAATGGTGGTCGGGCAGTCGTGTGTCCGCAGTCTTGCCGGGCGGTCGCGACTATGTCAATCCAGCCAGGCGCTTTCAGCTCTGAAGAGCGACCTCCAGCGTCTGCGTATTTCACGTGCTGTTGAGCTTCGGACCGGTGCGGAAATTGGAATTCCGTTTACCAGGGGATTCTTCCGACCGGCCATCTTCCTGCCGGAGGAAGCCGGTGAGTGGAAGGGCGAGCGGCTCGAGTTCGTGCTGGCGCACGAGCTGGCCCACGTCGCTCGACATGATTGTCTGACGCAGATTCCGGCACAGGTTGCCTGCGCATTGTTCTGGTTTCATCCTCTGGTCTGGCTTGCGGCTTTTCAGATGCGCAAGGAGCGAGAACGAGCGTGTGATGACATGGTCCTGAATCTGGGTCATCCGGCGGCAGATTACGCCGAATTTCTCGTAATGTTGTGCCGCAGCCTGCGGAACATCACTCCAGCGTGGTCAACAGGTATCGCCATGGCCGAATCCTCTCAATTGGAGGTCCGTATGAAGGCGTTGCTTGATCCCAAAATTAATCACAAGCCCTTGGCTGCAAGCCGGGTTCTTTTTGCCGCAGTTCTCACAATGGCGTTGCTTGTGCCGGCGGCGGTGATCCATGCCACGGCTAAGAACGACACCGGAAGTATTTCAGGAACCGTGCACGACCCCAGTGGAGCTGTTGTTCCAGACGCGGGAGTCACCCTCACCAACACTCAATCACATGAGCAGGTCGAAATCCAGACAGGAGAAGATGGGACGTTCAGCTTCCCAGGAGTTCAGCCCGGAAGCTATCAGCTTGAAATTTCCAAGCCTGGCTTCGTCCGTAAAAGAATCCCGATTCTGGAACTGGCGTCCTCACGTCGGTTTAACGAAAACATCTCTCTGGACATCGGAGAAGTGACACAGACGGTCCTCGTGACCGGGCATAGGCCGGCAGGGACTGCGTCCAAGCCGCAGCACGCGCCACGACGCATCCGGGTCGGCGGCTTGGTTCAGGCGCCCAAGCTAATAAAGAAGACTCATCCTGTTTATCCCCCCAGCGCCGAGGAGCAGGGAATTGAAGGCAGCGTCATTATGCGGGCTGTGATCGGGACAAGCGGCCAGATCCTTTCGCTTTCTCCCTACAATGGCGCTGATCCTGCCCTGATTAAATCTGCCATGGATGCTGTCCGCCAGTGGCATTACCAGCCGACGCTCTTGAACGGGGAGCCAGTGGAAGTTGCGACCACCATCACGGTGGTTTTTCGGCTGGATCAGTAG
- a CDS encoding BlaI/MecI/CopY family transcriptional regulator, producing MTQNEHHKLSRRERQIMDVLYQRQRASAAEIRESLPNAPSYSAVRALLRILEEKGHVRHEEKDLRYVYIPTAPRGRVRRRALRHVVDTFFDGSAAQAVAALLDSSAAGLSEEELDRIAGLIEQARKNGGS from the coding sequence ATGACCCAAAACGAACATCACAAACTCAGCCGCCGCGAACGCCAGATCATGGATGTCCTTTATCAGCGCCAACGGGCCTCCGCGGCTGAAATCCGCGAGTCCCTTCCCAATGCTCCCAGCTATTCGGCAGTGCGGGCGCTGCTGCGTATTCTGGAGGAGAAGGGGCACGTGCGGCACGAAGAAAAGGACCTGCGCTACGTCTACATCCCCACCGCGCCGCGCGGTCGCGTACGGCGCAGGGCTTTGCGGCACGTGGTGGATACATTCTTCGACGGCTCAGCCGCGCAGGCCGTGGCGGCCCTGCTGGATTCTTCCGCGGCGGGCCTTTCCGAGGAAGAACTTGACCGAATTGCAGGCCTGATCGAGCAGGCTCGAAAGAATGGTGGCTCATGA
- the amrA gene encoding AmmeMemoRadiSam system protein A has protein sequence MSPLIEEDRKTLLRLARQALEDGVGGVTEPKELPQPAPALLECRGAFVTLRKHGELRGCIGHVQTSAPLYKTVQECAVAAALTDPRFRPVTPDETPLLHLEISILSMPEQMAPDQIVIGEHGLIVSRGSRRGLLLPQVPVTWNWDREQFLEQTCLKAGLPADAWKQSARIEAFTAEVFEEPPGPAVQSPSQDKIRHITAN, from the coding sequence ATGTCGCCGCTCATTGAAGAGGACCGGAAAACTCTGCTCCGGCTGGCCCGGCAGGCCCTGGAAGACGGCGTTGGCGGGGTCACGGAGCCCAAAGAACTTCCGCAACCTGCGCCGGCCCTCCTGGAATGTCGCGGAGCTTTTGTTACTCTGCGCAAGCACGGAGAACTTCGAGGTTGCATCGGGCATGTACAGACTTCTGCGCCCCTCTACAAAACCGTCCAGGAATGCGCCGTAGCCGCTGCACTGACTGATCCCCGGTTCCGGCCCGTCACGCCTGATGAAACGCCCTTGCTGCACCTGGAAATTTCCATCCTCAGTATGCCAGAACAAATGGCTCCCGATCAGATTGTGATCGGAGAGCACGGGCTGATTGTCAGCCGGGGCTCCCGGCGCGGCCTGCTTCTGCCACAGGTTCCTGTTACCTGGAACTGGGACCGTGAGCAGTTTCTGGAACAAACCTGCCTGAAGGCGGGACTGCCCGCCGATGCCTGGAAACAAAGCGCTCGAATCGAGGCGTTCACGGCGGAGGTGTTTGAAGAACCGCCTGGTCCCGCCGTCCAGTCACCCTCTCAGGACAAAATCCGGCACATTACGGCCAACTGA
- the pgsA gene encoding CDP-diacylglycerol--glycerol-3-phosphate 3-phosphatidyltransferase, which produces MNLPLSLTVLRIFFVPLIVVLLLTKGNNMDIWAVVVFLLASATDLLDGYLARKRGQVTAMGILLDPLADKLLTASAFISLVWLHLVPAWMVVIIVGRELAVTGLRSIASVQGILLQASELGKTKMVLQVAAISVITLEPRFPSTFLAGMLLLWAVVVFALISGTQYFWDFRRKMEARLKHQSPGQLVVIPGGKDKEGEKDVAAH; this is translated from the coding sequence ATGAATTTGCCCCTCTCACTGACGGTCCTGAGGATCTTTTTCGTTCCTCTCATTGTCGTCCTGTTGTTGACGAAGGGGAACAACATGGACATCTGGGCCGTGGTGGTATTCCTGCTGGCGTCAGCCACCGACCTGCTGGACGGATACCTGGCACGGAAGCGGGGGCAGGTGACGGCAATGGGAATCCTGCTGGATCCGCTGGCCGACAAGCTGCTGACGGCATCCGCGTTTATTTCACTGGTATGGCTGCACCTGGTCCCGGCCTGGATGGTGGTCATCATCGTGGGGCGCGAACTGGCGGTTACCGGGCTCCGGTCAATCGCCTCCGTCCAGGGAATTCTGCTCCAGGCTTCGGAGCTTGGCAAAACGAAAATGGTCCTGCAGGTGGCGGCCATCAGTGTGATAACCCTTGAACCCCGGTTCCCATCCACCTTCCTCGCGGGCATGCTCCTGCTCTGGGCGGTTGTAGTGTTCGCGCTTATTTCAGGCACGCAATATTTCTGGGATTTTCGCAGGAAGATGGAAGCCCGCCTGAAGCACCAGAGTCCCGGACAACTGGTTGTTATTCCGGGCGGCAAGGATAAAGAGGGTGAGAAAGATGTCGCCGCTCATTGA
- the hflX gene encoding GTPase HflX, which yields MEIRQQQTSEKAYLVGWVQTRRGKIVADYDPEESLEELHELAASAGAHVVGSVLQKSPQPDAATLVGRGKTHEIYGAARAAHADVILFDHDLTPTQLRNLESALHSKVVDRTQLILDIFARRARSREGQLQVELAQLTYLLPRLSGHGTRLSRLGGGIGTRGPGEQQLEFDRRRIRARIQRLTRGIAKVRGERSLHRAHRRDQQFLTVSLVGYTNAGKSTLFNALTRARTSTSSRLFATLDPTVRAIQLPSRRRVLLSDTVGFIRKLPPHVVAAFRATLEELEEASLLLHVMDASHSHQHQHEATVEGLLEKIGLAGTPRLLIWNKIDLLDETARSRLPKSPRHVEMSARTGEGFERLRNAIDSALEDDPIVETEFEFSAGDGERLALLHRTGDVLSTRYEDNRVHVRARLARSLRQKLEPRSDPPTGVLASP from the coding sequence TTGGAAATTCGCCAGCAGCAGACTTCTGAGAAAGCGTACCTGGTAGGCTGGGTCCAGACGCGGCGGGGAAAGATCGTTGCCGACTATGACCCGGAAGAAAGCCTGGAGGAACTTCACGAACTGGCTGCCAGCGCCGGCGCCCACGTCGTGGGTTCCGTGCTGCAGAAGTCACCGCAACCTGATGCAGCCACGCTTGTAGGCCGCGGCAAGACCCATGAGATTTACGGGGCCGCCCGCGCGGCGCATGCGGACGTCATTCTCTTCGACCACGACCTGACCCCGACACAGCTTCGCAATCTCGAGTCGGCGCTCCATTCGAAGGTGGTCGATCGCACCCAGCTCATTCTGGACATTTTCGCCCGGCGCGCTCGCAGCCGCGAAGGCCAGCTCCAGGTGGAACTGGCCCAGCTTACGTATCTTTTGCCTCGCCTTTCCGGCCACGGCACACGCCTTTCAAGGCTGGGCGGCGGCATCGGGACCCGAGGTCCTGGCGAACAGCAACTGGAATTTGACCGGCGGCGAATTCGCGCCCGCATCCAGCGGCTGACCCGCGGAATCGCCAAGGTGCGCGGGGAGCGGTCTCTGCACCGGGCCCATCGCCGCGACCAGCAGTTCCTGACCGTGTCCCTGGTGGGCTATACCAACGCCGGAAAATCAACGCTGTTTAACGCCCTCACCCGCGCCCGCACCTCCACTTCAAGCCGGCTGTTCGCAACCCTTGACCCGACGGTCCGGGCCATTCAGCTTCCCTCACGCCGGCGGGTGTTGCTTTCTGACACGGTGGGATTCATCCGCAAGCTGCCTCCGCACGTGGTCGCGGCCTTCCGCGCCACGCTGGAGGAACTGGAGGAAGCAAGCCTGCTTCTGCACGTGATGGACGCTTCTCATTCCCACCAGCATCAGCATGAGGCCACCGTCGAGGGTCTGCTGGAAAAAATAGGCCTGGCAGGTACGCCTCGCCTCCTGATCTGGAATAAGATTGACCTATTAGACGAAACAGCCCGGTCGCGCCTGCCGAAAAGCCCCAGGCACGTGGAAATGTCAGCCCGCACCGGAGAAGGCTTCGAGAGATTGCGGAACGCCATCGACTCCGCCCTCGAAGACGACCCGATCGTTGAGACAGAGTTTGAGTTTTCAGCCGGGGATGGCGAGCGCCTGGCCCTCCTGCACCGGACCGGGGACGTCCTTTCCACCCGATACGAAGACAACCGTGTCCACGTCCGCGCGCGATTGGCGCGGTCCCTGAGACAAAAGCTGGAACCTCGGAGCGACCCACCCACCGGCGTTTTGGCGTCCCCATAA
- the hfq gene encoding RNA chaperone Hfq — protein sequence MEKQQNIQDGFLNSLRKEKSLVTVYLMSGVKLTGRIRSFDKFAVILDSNGMEQLIFKHAISTVLLNRTNSTAASPAPPGG from the coding sequence ATGGAAAAACAACAGAACATTCAGGATGGTTTTTTGAATTCCCTGCGTAAAGAAAAGTCGCTGGTCACGGTTTATCTGATGAGCGGCGTCAAGCTGACCGGAAGAATTCGCAGCTTTGACAAGTTTGCCGTCATTCTGGACAGCAACGGCATGGAACAACTGATTTTCAAGCACGCGATTTCAACTGTGTTGTTGAACCGCACAAACAGCACCGCAGCTTCGCCGGCGCCCCCGGGAGGATAG
- the miaA gene encoding tRNA (adenosine(37)-N6)-dimethylallyltransferase MiaA yields MVDEVARDYPLIAIAGPTASGKSELAVFLAARLGGEVVSYDSVQFYRGFDIGTGKLTPEERRGIPHHLLDCLDPAEPFTAGDFRREAAKVIEGIRKRGNLPILAGGTGLYLRALLMGLFEGPPRSEKLRSRLRALADRRGREFVHRLLARLDPVAARRVDPRDLQKVVRAVEVCVVARRAMSALQARGREPLAGYRCFKIGLNPDREDLYARINQRVERMFAAGLEEETRRMLLRPDAEAIKCLGSIGYRQAAAALRGEISLDDAIRQTQTATRQYAKRQMTWFRREAEIKGFSGFGDDIALQLQVMDALDLWFASKYRGASCSSKVVSL; encoded by the coding sequence ATGGTTGATGAGGTAGCACGGGACTATCCGTTGATCGCCATTGCCGGCCCTACGGCGTCTGGCAAGTCGGAGCTTGCGGTTTTCCTGGCAGCGCGGCTGGGCGGTGAAGTCGTCAGTTATGACTCGGTCCAATTCTACCGAGGATTCGATATCGGAACGGGCAAGCTGACGCCTGAAGAGCGCAGGGGAATACCGCACCACCTCCTGGATTGCCTCGATCCCGCGGAGCCTTTTACGGCGGGTGACTTTCGACGGGAAGCCGCCAAGGTAATCGAGGGAATTCGCAAGCGCGGAAATCTACCCATCCTGGCTGGAGGGACAGGACTTTACCTGCGAGCGCTGCTGATGGGCCTGTTTGAAGGGCCTCCACGGTCAGAAAAGTTGCGGTCTCGGCTGCGCGCCCTGGCCGACCGTCGCGGACGGGAGTTTGTCCATCGGCTGCTGGCGAGACTCGACCCGGTGGCGGCGCGCCGCGTTGATCCGCGCGACCTGCAAAAAGTGGTCCGCGCAGTAGAAGTTTGTGTGGTTGCCCGACGCGCGATGTCTGCGCTGCAGGCGCGTGGCCGGGAGCCGCTGGCCGGTTATCGGTGCTTCAAAATCGGCCTTAATCCGGACAGGGAGGACCTCTACGCGCGCATCAACCAGCGAGTGGAAAGGATGTTTGCTGCGGGGCTGGAAGAAGAAACACGCCGCATGCTACTGCGGCCGGATGCTGAGGCGATCAAATGCCTGGGCTCGATCGGCTACCGCCAGGCTGCCGCGGCTTTGCGCGGGGAAATCTCGCTGGATGACGCCATCCGCCAAACTCAAACCGCAACCCGGCAATATGCCAAGCGCCAGATGACCTGGTTCCGGCGGGAGGCGGAGATCAAGGGATTCTCAGGTTTTGGGGACGATATCGCGCTCCAGCTTCAGGTGATGGATGCGCTGGACCTTTGGTTTGCATCAAAATATAGAGGGGCCTCCTGCTCGTCGAAGGTTGTATCCTTGTAA
- a CDS encoding TonB family protein produces MSLQPEFRLLVDLETEVARWRRRTYFLLAVFLQIAVGLIVMFTPGLFSRLIGVAAIPVQLKQERPQQQTMLYFPPDLLRSLKKPPPTNTLSDKNRRAQGESPKVDDKGLKMPYMRGNTRLPEVAGGHRPPAPPPKPPAEKPAPQETAQAPKPTPPAPTAPKKEPPEEAQLHLNTVKPSAGGSPRIRIPSDTAGQAIQQSLQAAIQNPASPGPVGPGDSPDQFQNIQPNFSTSGPIILSDTRGVNFGPYLARVVYIVRRNWYAVIPESARLGEKGRVALVFEIIKDGSVPQLRLLAGSGSTALDQAALASIRASNPFPPLPQEFTGNHLVLEFIYFYNMGTNY; encoded by the coding sequence ATGAGCCTTCAACCCGAGTTTCGGCTCCTGGTTGACCTCGAGACTGAGGTCGCCCGCTGGCGCCGCCGGACTTATTTCCTGCTTGCTGTCTTTCTGCAAATTGCGGTTGGCCTGATCGTCATGTTTACCCCGGGACTCTTCAGCCGCCTGATCGGGGTGGCAGCCATTCCGGTTCAGCTAAAACAAGAGAGGCCCCAGCAGCAGACGATGCTCTACTTTCCGCCGGACCTCCTGCGTTCGCTCAAAAAACCTCCTCCTACCAATACCCTGTCTGACAAGAATCGGAGGGCCCAGGGTGAATCACCCAAGGTGGACGACAAAGGCTTGAAAATGCCCTACATGCGGGGCAACACACGCCTGCCCGAGGTAGCAGGAGGCCATCGACCTCCGGCGCCGCCGCCCAAGCCTCCGGCCGAAAAGCCCGCGCCCCAGGAGACCGCCCAGGCGCCCAAGCCAACTCCTCCTGCCCCGACGGCGCCTAAGAAGGAACCGCCGGAGGAGGCCCAGCTTCATCTGAATACCGTCAAGCCCTCTGCAGGCGGAAGCCCGCGCATCAGGATTCCATCGGACACCGCCGGCCAGGCCATTCAGCAGTCGCTCCAGGCCGCCATACAAAACCCGGCCAGTCCTGGGCCGGTCGGCCCGGGGGATTCGCCCGACCAGTTCCAGAATATCCAGCCTAATTTTTCGACCTCCGGACCGATCATTCTATCCGATACGCGGGGAGTAAACTTCGGACCCTACCTGGCGCGGGTAGTGTACATTGTCCGGCGCAACTGGTACGCCGTTATTCCGGAATCGGCACGCCTCGGAGAAAAAGGCCGCGTAGCGCTGGTGTTTGAGATCATTAAGGACGGGTCCGTGCCTCAGCTACGACTCCTGGCGGGTTCAGGATCAACCGCCCTGGACCAGGCTGCGCTCGCATCCATACGCGCGTCCAACCCTTTTCCCCCTTTGCCTCAAGAATTTACGGGCAATCACCTGGTGCTGGAATTCATCTACTTCTACAATATGGGCACGAACTATTGA
- a CDS encoding Gfo/Idh/MocA family oxidoreductase, whose translation MPVAVIGVGEHGKRHAHALKRVQGAELAGVYDRVHDRAGDLAAELGVKAFKSLSGTLEAVEAVSIVIPTTEHAAVARLAMEAGKDVLLEKPITRTLEEADELIEIADRTGRILQVGHLERFNPGALAAKAVTHQPLFFEIHRLGVFSPRSLDVDVVFDLMIHDLDLVLWLASAQVRDVRAVGLPVLTDRVDIANARVEFENGAVANFTASRVSTEKVRKFRYFQPHEYISIDFSRRDALLLSVGNDSQNPQIAFRKLEVQNKDPLEAELESFADCVRSRRPPLVGGREGRSALALAEKVMFCIEEHASRVKVPLTRPAGHSGEL comes from the coding sequence GTGCCCGTTGCCGTCATCGGCGTGGGAGAGCACGGTAAGAGGCATGCACATGCCCTCAAACGCGTTCAGGGCGCGGAGCTGGCAGGGGTTTACGACCGGGTGCACGACCGCGCGGGCGACCTGGCCGCCGAACTGGGCGTCAAGGCATTCAAGAGTCTGAGCGGGACTCTGGAAGCCGTGGAAGCCGTCAGCATCGTGATCCCGACCACAGAGCATGCAGCCGTGGCGCGCCTGGCGATGGAAGCCGGCAAGGATGTTTTGCTTGAAAAGCCGATTACGCGTACATTAGAAGAAGCCGATGAACTGATTGAAATCGCAGACCGCACGGGGCGGATCCTTCAGGTAGGTCATCTGGAGCGCTTCAACCCGGGAGCGCTAGCCGCCAAAGCCGTGACGCACCAGCCCCTGTTCTTTGAAATCCATCGGCTGGGAGTCTTCAGTCCCCGCAGCCTCGACGTGGACGTGGTGTTTGATCTCATGATCCATGATCTCGATCTGGTTCTGTGGCTGGCCAGTGCGCAGGTGCGCGACGTGCGCGCCGTCGGCTTGCCCGTGCTCACGGACCGTGTTGATATTGCCAACGCGCGGGTCGAGTTTGAAAATGGGGCGGTGGCAAACTTCACCGCCAGCCGCGTCAGCACCGAAAAAGTCAGGAAATTCCGGTATTTCCAGCCCCACGAATATATTTCCATCGATTTCTCCAGGCGGGACGCCCTGCTTCTCAGCGTGGGGAATGACAGTCAAAATCCGCAGATAGCGTTCCGGAAACTCGAAGTGCAAAACAAGGACCCGCTGGAAGCTGAACTTGAATCATTTGCCGATTGCGTTCGAAGCAGGCGGCCGCCGCTGGTGGGAGGCCGGGAGGGCCGATCTGCATTGGCATTGGCCGAGAAGGTCATGTTTTGCATCGAAGAACATGCGAGCCGCGTGAAGGTCCCCTTGACAAGGCCAGCAGGTCACAGTGGCGAGTTATAG